The following are encoded in a window of Psilocybe cubensis strain MGC-MH-2018 chromosome 4, whole genome shotgun sequence genomic DNA:
- a CDS encoding Malate dehydrogenase, cytoplasmic yields the protein MLSRVAARALAAPSAARFFSASAAHQTKVAVLGAGGGIGQPLSLLLKSDPLVTSLSLYDIRGAPGVAADVSHVDTASEVKGYAADQLDQALEGVKVVVIPAGVPRKPGMTRDDLFNTNASIVRDLAAAVARVSPEAHILVISNPVNSTVPIVASTLEKAGVFNPRRLFGITTLDVVRAARFLAGVTGATPDQTTVTVVGGHSGATIVPLLSQTAYGKGVTGEAYKALVHRIQFGGDEVVKAKDGAGSATLSMAYAGAKFTNSLLRGLNGEKGVVTPTFVKSPLFADQGIDFFSSNVELGLEGVEKIHPIGPLSAEEEELMAACLPELKKNIEKGKAFVAA from the exons ATGCTCTCCCGTGTCGCTGCCCGTGCCCTCGCTGCCCCCTCCGCAGCCCGCTTCTTCTCTGCCTCAGCAGCGCACCAGACCAAGGTCGCCGTTCTCGGTGCCGGAGGAGGAATTGGCCAACCTCTCTCCCTGCTCCTTAAAAGTGACCCCCTCGTCACATCCCTGAGCCTCTACGACATCCGCGGCGCACCCGGAGTTGCTGCCGACGTCAGCCACGTCGACACTGCCAGCGAG GTGAAAGGATACGCTGCTGATCAGCTCGACCAAGCTCTTGAGGGTGTCAAGGTTGTTGTCATCCCTGCTGGTGTCCCCAGAAAG CCCGGA ATGACCCGTGATGATCTCTTCAAC ACTAACGCCTCCATCGTCCGCGACCTCGCTGCGGCCGTTGCCCGCGTCTCTCCCGAAGCCCACATCCTCGTCATCTCCAACCCCGTCAACTCCACCGTCCCCATCGTCGCCTCCACCCTCGAAAAAGCCGGCGTTTTCAACCCCCGCCGTCTCTTCGGTATCACCACCCTCGACGTTGTCCGTGCTGCCCGTTTCCTTGCCGGTGTTACTGGCGCCACCCCCGACCAGACCACTGTGACCGTCGTCGGCGGACACAGCGGTGCCACCATCGTCCCCCTTCTCTCCCAGACTGCCTACGGCAAGGGCGTCACTGGCGAGGCCTACAAGGCCCTTGTCCACCGCATCCAATTCGGTGGTGATGAGGTTGTGAAGGCGAAGGATGGTGCTGGAAGCGCAACCCTCTCCATGGCGTACGCTGGTGCCAAGTTCACCAACTCCCTGCTCCGTGGATTGAACGGCGAGAAGGGAGTCGTCACCCCCACCTTTGTCAAGAGCCCGCTGTTTGCTGACCAGGGTATTGATTTCTTCTCATCCAACGTTGAGCTCGGC CTTGAGGGTGTTGAGAAGATCCACCCTATTGGCCCTCTGTccgcggaggaggaggaacttATGGCTGCGTGCTTGCCTGAGCTCAAGAAGAACATTGAGAAGGGCAAGGCTTTTGTCGCTGCTTAG
- a CDS encoding Non-heme chloroperoxidase, translating into MSYLSTDKILKSSDGTVIFARAVGQPDRPSLVFVHGLALSGIVFDDLFKNQDLLDRFYLVSYDMRGHGRSGKPDTIEGHASNLYADDFVAVVNAFGLQSPLFVGWSLGATVACDICANLEPGAISGIVYAAGMPYLGPVTSVVGKPFVLGCLPGLYCTDNVNVSVETKVAFVDSVFTDPDSVPIHIKWAWLGSATVQYPAVSRAVLGRIQDPEKLYEAGSNGLPLLLVYGTEDKHLDGEAADKWMRPHFKDFEVHFIQEGSHSPFYDNEEEFVGVLVNFASRVFSK; encoded by the exons ATGTCATATCTATCCACTGATAAAATCTTGAAATCCAGTGATGGCACCGTTATCTTCGCCAGAGCGGTTGGTCAACCTGATCGACCCAGCCTGGTCTTTGTCCACGGGCTTGCGCTGAGTGGAATTGTATTTGACGACCTGTTCAAGAATCAAGATCTGTTAGATCGGTTTTACCTG GTCTCATATGACATGCGCGGACAcggaagaagtgggaagccTGATACAATCGAGGGACATGCATCGAACTTGTACGCGGATGATTTTGTAGCGGTGGTTAACGCTTTCGGTCTACAGTCTCCTCTCTTCGTGGGCTG GAGCCTTGGCG CTACTGTCGCATGCGATATTTGTGCGAATCTAGAACCAGGCGCGATCTCAGGAATCGTATACGCCGCAGGAATGCCATACCTCGGCCCAGTCACCAGTGTAGTTGGAAAACCATTCGTTCTTGGGTGTCTTCCAGGTCTCTACTGCACCGATAACGTTAACGTGTCGGTTGAAACCAAGGTCGCTTTTGTTGATTCAGTCTTCACCGATCCCGATAGTGTTCCTATACACATCAAATGGGCATGGTTAGGCTCTGCAACAGTTCAGTATCCTGCTGTATCTCGAGCAGTTCTTGGGCGAATACAGGATCCAGAGAAACTTTACGAAGCTGGATCCAACGGGCTTCCGTTATTGCTGGTATACGGTACAGAGGACAAACACCTGGATGGCGAGGCCGCAGATAAGTGGATGAGGCCACATTTCAAAGATTTTGAGGTTCATTTTATTCAAGAGGGAAGCCATTCGCCATTCTACGACaatgaagaagaatttgTTGGAGTTCTCGTCAATTTCGCGTCTCGAGTCTTTTCCAAGTAG
- a CDS encoding Carboxylesterase A: MATSVEFPIRHALRALRALAPREQSLVLSNAMPNSVILTGYIVINLPTTSTLLVTTMPKRRPATAFLISLLCGIAVLHWTSSYTVLNNNPFLRAASKEFSWQEVVPSKDLKWQPCFRERQCARLIVPLNHSDPDGQEATIALIRKPALIPSTSRFYRGPILFNPGGPGGSGVDLIQGTNGDLLSLIVGPRFDVVGFDPRGIARSTPRVSFFKTDVERSLWSQNGLPTLANNSEEGITRTLARSKVLGQLAAETDYGYLRHINTDQTARDMLRIVEAHGRTKIQYWGFSYGSVLGATFAAMFPDRIERLLIDGVVDSEDYYATLWSKNLLDTDKAVDTFFTGCAEAGPRGCPFWAPTAEDIRQNLTRLYGELRGRPIPVKSDSKYGVFDYILLRSAVFSSLYSPYATFKSLAEGLADLAGGKANAIYDRITAAPYQCECDASKRQFDSVIDAQTAILCNDGDDVPDDLESSEEYFKSVIEGSGWSEIWARIRFSCVYRGWPKFPKDHFQGPFNTSTSHPILLIGNTADPVTPLWAAKKMSKGFKDSVVLTQNSAGHCSISAPSLCTQKYVRQYFVDGTLPEPGTVCEPLGKPFPEPWHENGINKAEELMANMNSEERAMYDAVSKLSQNGPITPAFPFLLEQKYPEVTVRNGKGCN; the protein is encoded by the exons ATGGCGACCTCCGTTGAATTTCCAATACGCCACGCCCTCAGGGCTCTCCGCGCACTT GCGCCTAGGGAACAGTCACTTGTGCTCTCGAATGCAATGCCCAACTCTGTTATACTCACGGGGTACATTGTGATCAAC CTTCCCACCACTTCAACTCTCTTGGTGACCACTATGCCAAAGCGAAGACCTGCCACTGCATTTCTCATTTCCTTGCTCTGTGGAATTGCTGTCCTGCATTGGACATCTTCTTATACTGTCTTAAACAATAATCCATTTTTGCGAGCGGCGTCCAAAGAATTTTCATGGCAAGAG GTTGTGCCATCCAAAGATCTCAAATGGCAGCCTTGCTTTCGCGAACGTCAATGCGCCCGCTTGATT GTACCTCTTAATCATTCAGATCCCGATGGACAAGAAGCCACCATTGCTCTTATTCGTAAACCCGCGTTGATCCCCAGCACATCTAGATTTTATCGCGGTCCCATTCTTTTCAATCCAGGAGGACCAGGAGGGAGTGGTGTAGACTTGATTCAAGGTACTAATGGTGACCTTTTAAGCCTCATCGTAGGTCCTCGCTTCGACGTTGTTGGTTTCGACCCTCGCG GCATCGCACGTTCTACACCTCGCGTTTCGTTCTTCAAAACTGATGTCGAGCGCTCGTTATGGTCCCAAAATGGTCTCCCAACGCTGGCTAACAACTCCGAGGAGGGTATAACTAGAACGTTGGCTCGTTCTAAAGTACTTGGACAACTAGCCGCTGAGACCGACTACGGGTACCTAAGGCACATCAACACAGATCAAACCGCCCGTGACATGTTGCGCATCGTTGAAGCACATGGCAGGACGAAGATACAGTACTGGGGCTTTTC GTACGGGTCTGTCTTGGGTGCTACATTCGCAGCAATGTTTCCG GACAGAATTGAGCGTCTTCTGATTGACGGTGTTGTCGACTCGGAGGATTACTACGCAA CCTTGTGGTCCAAGAATCTTCTGGACACCGACAAAGCCGTGGACACTTTCTTCACCGGGTGTGCTGAGGCGGGTCCCCGTGGCTGTCCCTTCTGGGCTCCAACAGCAGAAGATATCCGTCAAAATCTGACCAGATTATATGGTGAATTACGTGGTCGTCCGATCCCTGTAAAATCCGATTCAAAATACGGTGTCTTTGACTATATCCTTCTACGTTCGGCTGTGTTTTCGTCCCTTTATTCCCCCTATGCGACTTTCAAATCTCTCGCAGAAGGACTTGCCGATCTTGCGGGTGGGAAAGCCAACGCAATTTATGACAGGATTACTGCTGCACCGTATCAGTGCGAATGCGACGCCTCAAAAAGACAATTTGATAGCGTCATAGATGCCCAGACGGCGATTCTATGCAATGATGGCGATGATGTACCCGACGACTTGGAATCATCAGAAGAATATTTCAAATCCGTAATTGAGGGATCGGGCTGGTCAGAAATATGGGCGAGAATACGATTTAGTTGCGT CTATAGAGGCTGGCCAAAATTTCCTAAAGATCACTTCCAAG GGCCTTTTaacacaagcacaagccaTCCCATCTTACTTATTGGAAACACCGCAG ACCCGGTGACGCCGCTATGGGC TGCGAAGAAAATGTCAAAAGGATTTAAAGACTCTGTCGTTTTAACTCAGAACTCCGCTGGG CACTGTTCCATTTCTGCCCCGTCCCTATGCACTCAAAAGTACGTTCGCCAGTACTTCGTGGATGGGACCCTCCCCGAGCCTGGGACTGTTTGCGAGCCTCTCGGAAAGCCTTTCCCGGAACCATGGCACGAAAATGGTATCAACAAAGCAGAAGAATTGATGGCTAATATGAATAGCGAAGAGCGCGCCATGTATGATGCCGTTTCGAAGCTTAGCCAGAATGGTCCTATTACCCCTGCTTTCCCATTCCTTCTGGAACAAAAGTATCCAGAAGTAACGGTGAGGAACGGGAAAGGATGCAACTAG